The Humulus lupulus chromosome 4, drHumLupu1.1, whole genome shotgun sequence genome has a window encoding:
- the LOC133828802 gene encoding uncharacterized protein LOC133828802, whose translation MDKTLIYIVYNGRWDGAENKSSYVDYQVKIIMVEEGVTTITYTSLIDKICKELRLDPTLNSFKMTFDPKIGSNNKGMTIENDDNVAVFLYLIKNDPEFNKCPLVVEFEKKSQTLTDNSDQTTTATTTTTTNVSFSTVNEKEKDISVVGNEKSEVNNENKCSSSSATSTTTNNSTVDEKEKEKDISVDVNEKSEVNNENKSSSSSATSTTTNNSTVDEKEKEKEKEKEKDDISVVVNEKSKVNNENTSSSSLATSTTTNNSTVDEKEKEKDISVVVNEKSEVNNENKSNIFGSSSSSSISLFGGASRSEPTQFCFGTSGLSQSCFGATSTTTIKRRYIKPRRIKPGHIKPNINYN comes from the coding sequence ATGGATAAGACACTTATTTATATTGTGTACAATGGAAGATGGGATGGTGCTGAAAACAAGTCCAGCTATGTTGATTACCAAGTTAAGATAATCATGGTAGAAGAAGGTGTTACTACTATCACATACACTAGCTTGATCGACAAAATATGTAAAGAGCTTCGATTAGACCCAACTTTGAATTCATTCAAAATGACTTTCGATCCAAAAATTGGGTCAAACAATAAAGGAATGACAATAGAAAATGACGACAATGTAGCTGTGTTTCTTTACTTGATCAAGAATGACCCTGAATTCAACAAGTGCCCTCTTGTGGTAGAGTTTGAGAAAAAGTCTCAAACTTTGACAGATAATTCAGATCAGACAACAACagcaacaactactactactacaaatgTCTCATTCTCAACCGTGAACGAGAAAGAGAAAGATATTAGTGTAGTTGGGAATGAGAAAAGTGAAGTGAATAATGAGAACAAGTGCTCTTCTTCTTCAGCAACATCAACTACAACTAATAACTCAACCGTGgatgagaaagagaaagagaaagatattAGTGTAGATGTGAATGAGAAAAGTGAAGTGAATAATGAGAACAAGAGCTCTTCTTCTTCAGCAACATCAACTACAACAAATAACTCAACCGTGgatgagaaagagaaagagaaagagaaagagaaagagaaagacgataTTAGTGTAGTTGTGAATGAGAAAAGTAAAGTGAATAATGAGAACACAAGCTCTTCTTCTTTAGCAACATCAACTACAACTAATAACTCAACCGTAgatgagaaagagaaagagaaagatattAGTGTAGTTGTGAATGAGAAAAGTGAAGTGAATAATGAGAACAAGAGCAATATTTTtggctcttcttcttcttcttctattagTTTGTTTGGAGGAGCAAGTAGAAGTGAACCTACTCAGTTTTGTTTTGGAACAAGTGGACTCAGTCAGTCTTGTTTTGGAGCAACATCAACTACAACTATAAAGCGCAGATATATAAAGCCCAGACGTATAAAGCCCGGACATATAAAGCCCAACATCAACTACAACTAG
- the LOC133831823 gene encoding protein trichome birefringence-like 39: MEYMMMIMRSSSTRKSSSLSSSWCFILGFLVLFFSSYLCLASSSQDTKNTKRCNVYKGKWVLDNSYPLYDSKACPYIRKEFDCQKYGRPDNMYLKFRWKPNEDDCDLPRFTGLDFLERFKGKKIMFIGDSISLNHWQSFMCLLHSAVPAGSTINGQQNGSVASFLFKDYGVSVMLFNSHYLVDIEVEKIGRVLKLDSLKSGNIWKQMDVLIFNTWLWWYRNDSYRPWDYIQDGKKIVKDMDRMEAFRKGLITWAKWVNTTVDTKKTKVIFQGITPTHYDGKGWDKKGVINCGKETKPLNGSIYPGGSPRALSVLKDVLKQIKKPVHLLDITTLSQLRKDGHPSKYSALKGMDCTHWCIAGVQDTWNQLLYAALTT, encoded by the exons ATGGAGTACATGATGATGATCATGAGAAGTAGTAGTACTAGAAaatcatcatcattatcatcatcatgGTGTTTCATTTTGGgctttttagttttgtttttctCATCATATCTTTGTTTAGCAAGCTCATCACAAGATACTAAGAACACAAAGAGGTGCAATGTGTACAAAGGGAAATGGGTTTTGGATAATTCATATCCACTCTATGATTCCAAGGCTTGTCCTTATATTCGCAAAGAGTTCGATTGTCAAAAGTATGGTCGCCCTGATAATATGTATCTCAAGTTCAGATGGAAACCCAATGAGGACGACTGTGACTTGCCAAG ATTCACTGGTTTAGATTTCTTGGAGAGATTTAAGGGAAAGAAGATCATGTTCATAGGAGATTCTATCAGTCTCAACCATTGGCAATCGTTCATGTGTTTGCTTCATTCGGCTGTGCCTGCTGGTTCCACCATTAATGGACAACAAAATGGCTCTGTTGCATCCTTTCTATTCAAG GATTATGGAGTTTCAGTGATGTTATTCAATTCTCATTACTTGGTGGACATAGAAGTGGAAAAGATAGGACGAGTATTGAAACTTGATTCTTTGAAAAGTGGAAATATATGGAAGCAAATGGATGTTCTCATCTTCAACACTTGGCTTTGGTGGTACAGAAATGATTCTTATCGCCC ATGGGATTATATTCAAGATGGGAAGAAGATAGTGAAAGACATGGATCGAATGGAAGCATTTCGAAAGGGCTTGATCACATGGGCAAAGTGGGTCAACACAACTGTTGATACAAAAAAGACCAAAGTAATTTTCCAAGGAATTACTCCAACCCATTACGA TGGCAAAGGGTGGGACAAAAAAGGAGTGATAAACTGTGGAAAAGAGACAAAGCCATTAAATGGGTCGATCTACCCAGGTGGTTCGCCAAGAGCATTATCAGTGTTGAAAGATGTGTTGAAACAAATAAAGAAGCCAGTTCATCTTCTAGACATAACAACGTTGTCACAGCTGAGAAAAGATGGGCATCCTAGCAAGTATAGTGCTCTTAAAGGCATGGACTGCACACATTGGTGTATTGCTGGAGTTCAAGACACTTGGAATCAACTTCTATATGCAGCCCTCACTACTTGA
- the LOC133831824 gene encoding protein trichome birefringence-like 38: MECMIIKTSPRKSSSSSSSTSLLSSCWGFSLAIALVLSYVHIARSLGDVDYEDNYKIIGISSNNNNNNSMVISGNSNISSISSSSCNVYEGKWIYDESYPLYDSKACPFIFKRFNCLKNGRPDNLYLKYRWKPTNCDLPRVHGRDFLKILKGKKMMFIGDSITLNHWQSLLCLIHADLPPNSNIIRQTTDFYSAVIFKDYDVSILRSNSHYLVDIEEEKVGRILKLNSLKMGKVWKEMDILIFNTWLWWNRIDSAGQNSTFDYIQDGNELFTKMEPMDAFQKALMTWAKWVDSDVNTTKTKVIFQAITPSHYNGEEWNETLLVTKCGSETETIGSGSSSSSVEEEDQLTNACEGEIQPISGPVYPAGLPSEWFILKDILDNIKKPVHFFDITTLSQLRKDGHPSSYNDFGGVDCKHWCIGGVQDTWNQLLYQVIK; the protein is encoded by the exons ATGGAGTGCATGATCATCAAAACTAGCCCTagaaaatcatcatcatcatcatcatcaacatcattattatcatcatgTTGGGGTTTCTCTTTGGCCATAGCTTTAGTTTTGTCATATGTTCATATAGCAAGATCTTTGGGAGATGTTGATTATGAagataattacaaaataataggAATTAgcagtaataataataataataatagtatggTGATTAGTGGTAATAGTAAtattagtagtattagtagtagttcGTGTAATGTGTACGAAGGGAAATGGATTTACGACGAGTCGTATCCTCTTTATGACTCGAAGGCTTGTCCTTTCATCTTCAAAAGGTTCAATTGCCTAAAGAATGGTCGCCCTGATAATCTCTACCTCAAGTACAGATGGAAACCTACTAATTGTGACTTGCCAAG AGTGCATGGTAGAGATTTCTTGAAGATTTTAAAAGGGAAGAAGATGATGTTCATAGGTGATTCTATAACTCTCAACCATTGGCAATCTCTTCTCTGCCTCATTCATGCTGATCTTCCCCCTAATTCTAATATCATTAGACAAACCACTGATTTTTATTCTGCCGTAATTTTTAAG GATTACGATGTGTCAATATTACGATCCAATTCTCATTATTTGGTGGACATTGAAGAGGAAAAGGTGGGTCGTATTTTGAAGCTAAATTCACTGAAAATGGGAAAAGTATGGAAAGAAATGGACATTCTCATCTTCAACACTTGGCTTTGGTGGAATCGAATCGACTCAGCTGGCCAAAACTCTAC ATTTGATTATATTCAAGATGGTAACGAGTTGTTCACAAAAATGGAGCCAATGGATGCTTTTCAGAAGGCTTTGATGACTTGGGCGAAGTGGGTTGACTCAGATGTCAACACAACAAAGACTAAAGTCATTTTTCAAGCTATTACTCCATCTCATTACAA TGGGGAGGAATGGAATGAAACACTATTGGTGACAAAATGTGGGTCAGAGACAGAAACTATAGGCAGtggatcatcatcatcatcagtaGAGGAAGAAGATCAGTTGACAAATGCTTGTGAAGGAGAGATCCAGCCCATAAGTGGACCAGTCTACCCTGCCGGTTTGCCCTCGGAATGGTTTATCTTAAAAGACATTTTAGATAACATAAAGAAGCCAGTTCATTTTTTTGACATAACAACATTGTCACAACTTAGAAAAGATGGGCATCCTAGCAGTTATAATGATTTTGGGGGAGTGGACTGCAAACACTGGTGCATTGGTGGAGTTCAAGACACTTGGAATCAGCTTCTATATCAAGTAATTAAGTAG